In Populus alba chromosome 1, ASM523922v2, whole genome shotgun sequence, a single window of DNA contains:
- the LOC118047073 gene encoding transcription factor bHLH130: MSLLYSPSFNYSDGELRKSQEFMDLNPYHFHQQQQQQIQQISALKSYRSAPSSFLESLVNGTSDHSGGNGGVGSEDYCYLRSSSPEMDTMLKRPMTSCNGSGDFSSQNLQEFEERPAIRQEQEDSEMVYRSLPGNNLVKGNSVSVGNSLDSAFSVMDSMDLENAKQATKMSTRNGSNLARQNSSPAGILSNHGVDNGFAVMRNAGSFRAGNGTNGEATPSTSRLRSHVNFSSGHRTLPQITEIGEECVGGSSPEGGFSKRKYMYNFNSDTWGDASRLKDNDGNMFSGLNTRESQVGNSGNHMTGLTHHLSLPKTVAEMATAEKFLDFQGNFVPCKIRAKRGFATHPRSIAERVRRTRISERMRKLQELFPDMDKQTSTADKLDLSIELIKDLQKQVKTLTDTKAKCTCSSKQK; encoded by the exons ATGAGTCTTTTGTATAGCCCTAGTTTCAATTATTCAGATGGAGAATTGAGAAAGAGTCAAGAATTCATGGATTTAAATCCTTATCATttccatcaacaacaacaacaacaaatccaGCAGATCTCAGCTCTGAAGAGTTATCGCTCTGCTCCAAGCTCATTCCTTGAGAGCCTTGTGAATGGTACAAGTGACCATAGTGGAGGTAATGGTGGGGTTGGAAGCGAAGATTATTGCTATCTTCGATCTTCAAGTCCTGAAATGGACACCATGTTGAAGAGGCCCATGACATCATGTAATGGCTCTGGTGATTTCAGTTCCCAAAACTTGCAAGAATTTGAGGAGAGGCCAGCAATAAGGCAAGAACAGGAAGATTCAGAAATGGTTTATCGAAGTTTACCAGGGAATAATTTGGTTAAAGGCAATTCAGTGAGTGTTGGGAATTCTCTGGATAGTGCATTCAGTGTTATGGATTCCATGGATTTAGAGAATGCTAAGCAAGCAACAAAGATGAGCACTAGAAATGGATCTAATCTTGCTAGGCAAAACAGCTCTCCAGCTGGAATTTTGTCCAACCATGGCGTTGATAATG GCTTTGCTGTAATGAGAAACGCGGGCAGCTTCAGAGCTGGGAATGGCACGAATGGAGAAGCTACTCCATCAACTAGTAGGTTAAGAAGTCACGTGAACTTCTCGTCAGGGCATAGGACTTTGCCTCAGATTACTGAAATCGGAGAAGAATGTGTTGGTGGGAGCAGTCCAGAAGGCGGTTTTAGCAAGAGAAAGTACATGTATAACTTCAATAGCGATACTTGGGGTGATGCTTCGAGATTGAAGGATAATGATGGGAACATGTTTTCTGGCCTGAACACACGGGAAAGTCAG GTTGGGAATTCTGGAAACCACATGACTGGTTTGACTCATCACTTGAGCTTGCCTAAGACTGTTGCAGAAATGGCTACGGCCGAGAAGTTTTTGGATTTCCAAGGCAACTTTGTTCCGTGTAAGATCCGAGCCAAGAGAGGTTTCGCTACTCACCCACGAAGCATAGCAGAGAGG GTAAGAAGAACTCGGATTAGTGAAAGAATGAGAAAATTGCAAGAACTTTTCCCAGACATGGATAAG CAAACAAGCACCGCAGATAAGCTAGATTTGTCAATTGAGCTCATCAAAGACCTCCAGAAACAAGTCAAG ACTCTCACGGATACTAAAGCTAAGTGCACGTGTTCAAGTAAACAGAAATAA
- the LOC118047071 gene encoding SURP and G-patch domain-containing protein 1-like protein translates to MDKGAPSGLFVNDGSFMEKFKQLQQGNGKEQEKDKGAAEKDSKPKTIVSGSVTPKPSFGKVTMQLKANDGRKTPPTASGGKLAFSLKQKSKLMAPAVKLGEDEEDEDEVDGVNASGDVSAKRQKLGQLDTSEQSSRRLDVAPPPPSDPTVKNVADKLASFVAKHGRQFENVTRQKNPGDTPFKFLFDENCADFKYYEYRLTEEEKALSQSRDSQISSSGGTSTSASKSTGSYQSLQQQHSNYQIPASALYDDAEEPKGSMSTSSGRAGESSAPAGTDPIAMMEFYVKKAAHEERRRQPRHSKDEMPPPASLQAISKKGHHMGDYIPPVELEKFLSTCNDAASRKAAKEAAERAKIQADNVGHKLLSKMGWKEGEGLGSSRNGISNPIMAGDVKKDHLGVGAHNPGEVTPDDDIYEQYKKRMMLGYRHRPNPLNNPRKAYY, encoded by the exons ATGGACAAAGGAGCACCGTCCGGTCTGTTTGTCAATGATGGTTCATTCATGGAGAAGTTTAAACAACTTCAGCAAGGGAATGGGAAGGAACAGGAAAAGGATAAGGGGGCTGCAGAAAAGGATTCTAAACCCAAAACAATTGTTTCAGGGTCTGTGACGCCTAAACCTTCTTTTGGTAAAGTAACTATGCAGTTGAAGGCTAACGATGGACGAAAGACCCCACCGACTGCTTCGGGTGGCAAACTTGCTTTCAGCTTGAAACAGAAGTCAAAGCTTATGGCACCTGCGGTTAAGTTGGGTGAAGATGAGGAGGATGAAGATGAAGTTGATGGTGTAAATGCTTCAGGTGATGTGTCGGCAAAGAGGCAGAAGTTGGGTCAATTGGATACCTCTGAACAATCATCGAGACGATTGGATGTTG CACCACCTCCCCCAAGTGATCCCACTGTGAAGAATGTTGCAGACAAACTAGCAAGTTTTGTTGCTAAGCATGGAAGGCAATTTGAGAATGTTACACGCCAAAAGAATCCTGGAGACACACCATTCAA atttttatttgatgagaaTTGTGCCGACTTCAAGTACTATGAGTATAGGCTCACTGAAGAAGAAAAGGCTCTTTCACAGAGCAGGGATTCTCAAATCTCTTCTAGTG GTGGTACAAGTACTTCAGCATCTAAATCCACAGGTAGTTATCAGAGCTTGCAGCAGCAGCATTCAAATTACCAAATTCCTGCTTCAGCTCTATATGATGATGCTGAAGAGCCAAAGGGTTCGATGTCAACATCTTCAGGAAGAGCTG GTGAATCTAGTGCACCAGCAGGTACAGATCCTATAGCAATGATGGAGTTCTACGTGAAGAAGGCTGCTCATGAAGAGAGGAGGAGACAACCTAGACATTCTAAGGATGAGATGCCTCCTCCTGCTTCCCTTCAAG CTATTTCCAAAAAAGGTCATCACATGGGTGACTACATCCCACCAGTAGAGCTTGAGAAGTTCTTGTCTACTTGTAACGATGCAGCTTCACGGAAGGCTGCTAAGGAGGCTGCAGAAAGGGCAAAGATCCAGGCTGATAATGTTGGGCATAAACTCTTGTCCAAAATGGGCTGGAAAGAAG GTGAGGGTCTAGGGAGCTCCAGAAATGGTATTTCAAATCCGATCATGGCTGGTGATGTAAAGAAGGATCACTTGGGTGTTGGTGCTCACAATCCTGGGGAGGTGACTCCTGATGATGATATATACGAGCAGTACAAGAAGCGAATGATGCTTGGTTACCGTCACCGGCCAAACCCCCTG AACAACCCTCGAAAAGCATACTACTGA
- the LOC118047067 gene encoding large ribosomal subunit protein eL31: MPEKSGKGRKEEVITREYTINLHKRLHGCTFKKKAPKAIKEIRKFAQKAMKTTDVRVDVKLNKHVWSRGIRSVPRRVRVRVARKRNDEEDAKEEFYSLVTVSELPPEGFKGLGTKVIDDEEE, encoded by the exons ATGCCGGAGAAATcaggaaaaggaagaaaggaagAGGTTATCACCAGAGAATACACCATCAACCTTCACAAACGCTTGCATGGATG CACCTTCAAGAAGAAGGCTCCAAAGGCCATCAAGGAGATAAGGAAGTTTGCTCAGAAGGCCATGAAGACAACTGATGTCAGAGTTGATGTTAAGCTAAACAAGCATGTGTGGAGCCGAGGTATTAGGAGTGTGCCAAGGAGAGTTCGTGTTCGCGTTGCAAGGAAGAggaatgatgaagaagatgCCAAGGAAGAATTTTATTCCCTTGTCACTGTTTCAGAGCTTCCTCCAGAGGGATTTAAGGGGTTGGGCACCAAGGTcattgatgacgaagaagagTGA
- the LOC118047068 gene encoding sm-like protein LSM7, whose product MSGRKETVLDLAKFVDKGVQVKLTGGRQVTGTLKGYDQLLNLVLDEAVEFLRDADDPLKTTDQTRRLGLIVCRGTAVMLVSPTDGTDEIANPFVQPDGA is encoded by the exons ATG TCAGGGAGGAAAGAAACAGTATTGGATTTGGCTAAGTTCGTGGACAAGGGTGTTCAAGTCAAGCTCACTGGTGGTAGACAAG TGACAGGGACTTTGAAGGGATATGACCAATTACTAAACCTTGTCCTGGATGAAGCAGTAGAATTTCTAAGAG ATGCTGATGATCCGCTAAAGACCACTGATCAGACAAGGCGCCTTGGCCTAATt GTTTGCAGGGGAACTGCTGTGATGCTGGTGTCACCAACTGATGGTACAGATGAGATTGCCAACCCCTTTGTCCAGCCAGATGGAGCCTAG
- the LOC118047070 gene encoding uncharacterized protein yields MSVLLLTTLTLLFTLIPVTSSCTPSDLAALQAFKSTLDEPYLGIFNTWAGTNCCSNWYGISCDPTTGRVADINLRGESEDPIFEKAGRSGYMTGSINPSICKLDRLSTLILADWKGVSGEIPECVVSLSNLRILDLVGNKISGKIPANIGNLQRLTVLNLADNGLTGEIPSSLTKLPNMKHLDLSNNMLTGQLPSDFGNLKMLSRALLSKNQLSGAIPSSISVMDRLADLDLSVNQISGWLPDWIGSMPVLSTLNLDSNMISGPLPQSLLSSTGLGMLNLSKNAIEGNIPDAFGPKSYFMALDLSYNNLKGPIPSSLSSAAYVGYLDLSHNHLCGPIPGGSPFDHLEASSYSFNDCLCGNPLRAC; encoded by the coding sequence ATGAGTGTGTTACTACTCACAACACTAACTCTCCTCTTCACCCTCATCCCCGTCACTTCCAGCTGCACTCCATCAGACCTAGCAGCGTTACAAGCCTTCAAGTCTACCCTCGATGAACCATACTTAGGCATCTTCAATACCTGGGCAGGCACCAACTGCTGCTCCAACTGGTACGGCATCAGCTGTGACCCCACCACGGGCAGAGTCGCAGACATCAACCTGCGTGGTGAATCCGAAGACCCCATCTTCGAAAAAGCTGGCAGGTCAGGTTACATGACAGGTTCCATCAACCCTTCAATATGCAAACTTGACAGACTCTCTACTCTCATTCTAGCAGACTGGAAAGGAGTTTCAGGTGAAATCCCTGAATGTGTTGTTTCTTTAAGTAATCTCCGAATCTTGGATCTCGTAGGTAACAAAATCTCTGGCAAGATTCCTGCTAATATCGGGAATCTACAGAGACTCACGGTTTTAAATCTTGCCGATAACGGACTCACTGGAGAGATTCCTTCGTCACTTACAAAGTTGCCAAACATGAAGCATTTGGATCTTAGCAACAATATGCTGACTGGTCAGTTGCCTTCTGATTTTGGTAACTTGAAAATGCTTAGCCGTGCATTGTTGAGTAAAAACCAGCTAAGTGGAGCCATACCAAGCTCTATATCGGTTATGGATCGGCTTGCAGACTTGGATTTGTCTGTTAATCAGATATCGGGTTGGCTACCAGACTGGATAGGCAGCATGCCGGTTCTTTCTACGCTTAACTTGGATAGTAACATGATTTCCGGTCCATTGCCACAATCTTTGTTGAGTAGTACCGGTTTGGGGATGTTGAACTTGAGCAAGAATGCTATTGAAGGTAACATACCGGATGCTTTTGGGCCGAAATCTTACTTTATGGCTCTTGATTTGTCGTACAACAATTTGAAGGGACCGATACCCAGTTCACTTTCGTCGGCAGCATATGTGGGGTATTTGGATTTAAGCCATAACCATCTCTGCGGACCAATTCCTGGTGGGTCACCATTTGATCACCTTGAAGCATCCTCGTATAGTTTTAATGATTGTCTTTGCGGGAACCCATTGAGGGCTTGTTAA
- the LOC118047069 gene encoding protein gamma response 1, whose translation MKGDLECCPKLENGDVKYVSGLSTILVATIQEAKDRISQIEYIFCNQLYPNFQAKSKSLQKIYADAEGAWKEKEKDLLEQIEKLRVEKQEVVEGNKVEKEKPNEKANALLAATLRNRESRIDELEQEVVKKSKEIDEGMELQNKLLQLVQTKAAMIVDKGRELKRNEGKSNELLAKVKSLEKNVEELQDEVRKKSEKVAEKTELANNLSKRVAEKTELANNLSKRVLSLLSSFEDNEKLKTENEQLMHKVECLEKNLSGLKNKLREKTEETEGGRVLQAELLQQIDMNAVEILKQKEQLDMSENDKKELLEKVNGLEEKVNELQENLSSSGKEAEGKVSYDKLLHNIQLKDSELLAEKRKMRDLHGHYMKLRSQYNYLCTKSGLTMKNMLKDKLEDESSSFKHQPTTSSDGGNKSVNASAASCETKEVKTENEFSDGLVDNKVVISIPIANFKSPTSIFVAPKCPPTVKSAQIIGTKRPASSWIDTRSHQGKDGPDPHDDFLDTPLEKLRADLDKTMEEEVQDLHIVLQNDKNMDPSSSGDETQDINIDRNLREQQMPVTIGGKRGFKYVEPVRKKAERQNLKGVECKQCKKFYDAVLPNNGGDGNKQNVRCEHHDGVSRHRYKYVPPMTPEGFWNIGFESEM comes from the exons ATGAAGGGCGACCTGGAGTGTTGTCCGAAACTAGAAAATGGCGATGTCAAGTATGTGTCTGGACTCAGTACTATACTGGTAGCAACAATCCAGGAGGCGAAAGATAGGATCTCTCAGATAGAATACATATTTTGCAACCAGCTTTACCCGAATTTCCAAGCGAAATCCAAGAGTTTGCAGAAGATTTATGCGGATGCGGAAGGGGCGtggaaagagaaggaaaaagatCTCTTGGAGCAAATTGAGAAACTTCGAGTTGAGAAGCAGGAAGTTGTTGAAGGAAACAAGGTTGAGAAGGAAAAGCCGAACGAGAAGGCAAATGCGCTGCTTGCTGCTACGCTAAGAAATCGAGAATCTAGAATTGATGAGCTGGAACAGGAGGTTGTGAAGAAGTCTAAGGAAATTGACGAGGGGATGGAATTACAGAATAAGCTACTCCAATTGGTTCAAACGAAGGCGGCTATGATAGTGGATAAAGGAAGGGAATTGAAAAGGAACGAAGGGAAGAGCAATGAGCTGCTTGCTAAAGTGAAGAGCTTAGAGAAAAATGTTGAAGAACTGCAAGATGAGGTCAGGAAGAAGTCGGAGAAAGTAGCAGAGAAAACAGAGTTGGCAAACAATTTGAGCAAGAGAGTAGCAGAGAAAACAGAGTTGGCAAACAATTTGAGCAAGAGAGTTTTGTCTCTGTTGTCATCGTTTGAGGATAATGAGAAGTTGAAGACTGAGAATGAACAACTCATGCACAAAGTAGAATGTCTGGAGAAGAATCTTAGTGGACTTAAAAACAAGCTCAGGGAGAAAACGGAAGAAACTGAAGGGGGAAGAGTACTGCAAGCAGAATTGCTTCAACAAATTGATATGAACGCTGTAGAAATCTTGAAGCAAAAAGAACAGCTGGACATGTCCGAGAATGATAAAAAGGAGCTCTTGGAAAAAGTGAATGGGTTAGAGGAGAAGGTCAATGAGCTACAGGAAAATCTAAGTAGCAGTGGTAAAGAGGCTGAAGGAAAGGTTTCGTACGATAAACTTCTTCACAACATTCAATTGAAGGACTCTGAGTTATTGGCCGAGAAGAGGAAGATGAGGGATTTGCATGGTCATTACATGAAGTTGAGGTCTCAATACAACTACCTCTGCACAAAGTCTGGTCTTACTATGAAGAATATGCTCAAAGACAAACTAGAAGACGAAAGTAGTTCCTTCAAGCATCAGCCGACAACTTCATCTG ACGGTGGAAACAAAAGTGTAAATGCATCTGCAGCATCTTGTGAGACGAAAGAAGTCAAAACTGAAAATGAATTCAGCGATGGCTTGGTGGACAATAAAGTTGTGATATCAATTCCAATCGCAAACTTCAAATCTCCTACTTCTATTTTTGTCGCACCAAAATGTCCTCCCACTGTAAAATCCGCTCAAATAATTGGCACAAAGAGACCTGCATCTAGTTGGATAGATACTAGATCGCATCAAGGCAAAGATGGTCCTGACCCTCATGATGATTTCCTTGATACCCCATTGGAGAAACTCAGGGCAGACTTGGACAAAACCATGGAGGAAGAAGTTCAGGATCTCCACATTGTacttcaaaatgataaaaacatggACCCTAGCAGTTCGGGTGATGAAACGCAGGATATAAATATTGATCGTAACCTACGGGAGCAGCAGATGCCAGTAACAATAGGTGGCAAAAGAGGTTTCAAGTATGTTGAACCAGTTCGAAAGAAAGCTGAGCGGCAAAATTTGAAAGGAGTTGAATGCAAGCAGTGCAAAAAATTCTATGACGCAGTTCTCCCCAATAATGGAGGTGATGGTAATAAGCAGAATGTCCGCTGTGAGCATCATGATGGTGTTTCTAGGCATCGATACAAGTATGTTCCTCCCATGACTCCTGAGGGATTTTGGAATATTGGATTTGAATCTGAAATGTGA